In the Panulirus ornatus isolate Po-2019 chromosome 45, ASM3632096v1, whole genome shotgun sequence genome, one interval contains:
- the Alg10 gene encoding dol-P-Glc:Glc(2)Man(9)GlcNAc(2)-PP-Dol alpha-1,2-glucosyltransferase, giving the protein MGTPQPSFIFPLVIGAFTAVSYVFFVIVYTVQPKPFIDEIYHIPQAQKYCEGKFGEWDSKITTLPGLYLFSIGLNGPVSWVLGRPLCDVFSLRITNLVAAAFLLSTIHKLLIHLHGSKIDSWKLMLSGLNLSLLPVLYWFTFLYYTDVLSTLVVLVMILFHLNHAPITAAAMGVVAVMMRQTNIIWVGFLCVLMAADVLGARVLKAPVNTLADTKVLMKKLKKVAAKPYRLAEVLVDVVVDCFSYGLVLAGFLVFVAYNGSIVIGDRSAHEATVHIPQLGYFCLFFLIFSLPHAPIHVRPFIKLCRRHLAFAVATLVVGVMVVHSNTLVHPYLLADNRHFTFYLWSKFYGRFSFVRYIMVPVYMFGAYMVHAFIQNRSFVFKVLFVACLVASVVPHKLLEFRYFIIPFLMARMQTVSRNWWQLWIETLYFLLINALSLYLFVSKTFLWEDSPELQRIIW; this is encoded by the exons ATGGGGACGCCACAGCCGTCTTTCATATTTCCTCTGGTTATCGGCGCTTTTACCGCCGTCTCCTACGTCTTCTTCGTGATCGTGTACACAGTGCAACCCAAGCCGTTTATTGACGAGATCTACCACATCCCCCAAGCCCAGAAGTACTGCGAGGGCAAGTTTGGAGAG TGGGACTCCAAGATAACAACACTTCCTGGCTTATACTTATTTTCCATTGGCCTTAATGGCCCAGTGTCATGGGTACTGGGACGTCCACTGTGTGATGTATTTTCCCTGCGCATCACAAACCTTGTTGCTGCTGCATTTCTGTTGTCTACAATACACAAGCTGCTCATCCACTTACATGGAAGCAAG ATAGACAGTTGGAAGTTGATGTTGAGTGGGCTGAACCTTTCTTTGCTCCCCGTGCTGTACTGGTTCACTTTCTTGTATTACACTGATGTTCTCTCTACCTTAGTGGTGCTGGTCATGATTCTTTTCCATCTCAACCATGCTCCCATCACTGCTGCCGCCATGG gggtagtagcagtaatgatgcGGCAGACCAACATAATTTGGGTTGGATTTTTATGTGTCTTAATGGCTGCTGATGTCCTAGGAGCGAGGGTGCTTAAAGCCCCTGTAAACACACTTGCTGACACAAAG GTATTaatgaagaaattaaagaaagTGGCTGCAAAACCCTACCGCTTGGCTGAAGTGTTGGTAGATGTTGTGGTGGACTGCTTCAGCTATGGGCTGGTATTGGCTGGCTTCCTTGTGTTTGTAGCATATAATGGCAGCATTGTAATAGGTGATCGGTCTGCTCATGAGGCTACTGTCCATATCCCACAGCTTGGTTatttctgtctcttctttttaatCTTCTCTCTACCACATGCTCCCATCCATGTGCGTCCCTTCATAAAACTGTGTCGTCGTCACCTAGCTTTTGCTGTGGCTACGTTGGTGGTTGGAGTAATGGTTGTCCACTCCAACACCTTGGTACACCCATACCTCTTAGCTGACAATAGGCATTTCACTTTTTATCTGTGGAGTAAGTTTTATGGTAGATTTTCTTTTGTCAGATATATCATGGTTCCAGTTTACATGTTTGGTGCATACATGGTACATGCTTTTATTCAGAATCGCAGCTTTGTATTCAAGGTCCTGTTTGTAGCATGTTTAGTAGCTTCTGTGGTACCCCACAAGTTGCTCGAGTTCCGTTATTTCATCATTCCTTTTCTCATGGCTCGCATGCAGACTGTATCCAGAAACTGGTGGCAGCTCTGGATAGAAACCCTGTATTTCTTACTCATAAATGCTCTTTCTCTATATCTTTTTGTAAGTAAGACCTTTTTGTGGGAAGATAGCCCAGAGCTTCAGAGAATCATATGGTAG